GGCGGTGCCGGTGTCGGCGGGTCGCGGTCGTGATCGCCGTCGTCCGGCCAGCCCTCGTTGGCGGCCTCGCGCCAGGCCCAGTCACCGGGCTGCAGCGGCGCCAGGCCGTGGGCGGACCGGGCGCGGTCGCACTGCGGGCTCGGCCGGCCGTGCTCCCAGGACGCTTCCACCTCGCGGCACACCGACGGTCGCGACGGATAGATCGTGCAGCCGGCGCGCACCCCGATCTCGGCATCCAGCGCGTTGCAGCGCGACGGCAGCGAGCGGGTGCCGCGCATCACCAGCCGGTGCGGATCGAGCGGTTCGGTGAGCGCGACCGGCACCGGGCCGCCCAGCGCGGGGTCGGCCTCCGACCAGTGGAACGCGACGCGGAAGGTGGCGCAGCAGGCGCCGCAACTCAGACACGGGTGGGTCATGTGCGCGGCCGTGTCCGGGAGTGGGGCGGAAGGTGCGCGATTTTCCGCCCTCGCCGCTGCGCCGGCAATCACCGGCGATTGTTCCAGCGATCGGGTCAATGACCTCATGCGTGACGTCATTGACGTCATCGTTCATGTCGCGGAGCTCATCGATGAGGTCGGCGATATCACGCGTGAGGTCCGCGACGTCATGCGTGAGGTCCGCGATATCAACGATGAGGTCGTGGACGTCACGGATGAGGTTCCGGACGTCATGCATGACGTCGGCGATATGAACGATGAGGTCTTGGACCTCATGCACGAGGTCGGCGATATCACGCGTGAGGTCGTGGACCTCAGGCACCAGGTCGATGATTTCTGCTGGAATCCCTCTCCCGCCTGCGGGAGAGGGGCAGGGGTGAGGGCGCGCGTGGTGCGGTGCCTGCCCTCATCCGCCCCTTCGGGGCACCCCGCTCCGCGCCCCGGCCCTCGCGTCACCGCTCGGGCGTTCGCCGGCACGCGAGCCGGTGGCTCGCAGGCGTGCCGCCTCACCCCGCAGGCGGGAGAGGGGTACAGCGCATGCCGGTCCTGCGGCCGGGCGGATTCGCCCCGCCTGTATCCTGCGCCCCATGACTGTCCAACCCGATTCCATGCACGCCGCAGGCGACACGGCCTGCAATATCGCCGCCGTGCTGCCGGAACTTGCCGCCCGCGCCGGCGAACGCGTCGCCATGCACTGCCCCGGCCGCAGCGGCGCCTACGAGGTCCAGCTGACCTACCGCGAGCTCGACGCGCGCAGCGACGCGATCGCCGCCGGGCTGGCCACGCACGGCATCGTGCGCGGCACCCGCACCGTGGTGATGGTGCGGCCGACGCCGGAGTTCTTCCTGCTGATGTTCGCGCTGTTCAAGGCCGGCGCGGTGCCGGTGCTGGTCGATCCCGGCATCGACAAGCGCGCGCTCAGGCAGTGCCTGGACGAAGCGCAGCCGGAGGCCTTTGTCGGCATTCCGCTGGCGCACGTCGCCCGCGTGGTGCTGGGCTGGGCGCGCGCCGCGCGGGTGCGCATCACCACCGGCTCGCGCCGCCTGTTCGCCGATGCGACGCTGGCCGGGGTCGAGCGCACCGGTGCCGGTGCCGGGCCGCAGCTGGCCGACACCGCGCCGGATGACATCGCCGCGATCCTGTTCACCAGCGGCTCGACCGGCGTGCCCAAGGGCGTGGTGTACCGGCATCGCCATTTCGTCGCCCAGGCGCGGATGCTGCGCGATGCGTTCGGCATCGAGCCCGGCGGCGTCGACCTGCCGACCTTCCCGCCGTTCGCACTGTTCGACCCCGCGCTGGGGCTGACCTCGATCATCCCCGACATGGATCCGACCCGGCCCGCGTCGGCCGACCCGCTGAAGCTGCACCGCGCGATCGAGCGTTTCGGCGTCGACCAGCTGTTCGGCTCGCCGGCGTTGATGCGGGTGCTGGCCGAGCACGGCCGGCCGCTGCCGACGCTGCGGCGGGTGACCTCCGCCGGTGCGCCGGTGCCCGGCGACGTGGTCGCGCGCATGCGCGAACTGCTGCCGGACGATGCCAACTTCTGGACGCCATACGGCGCCACCGAGTGCCTGCCGGTCGCGGTGATCGAGGGCCGCGAGCTGATTGCCCTGCGCACGCGCACCGAGGCCGGGGCCGGT
This portion of the Luteimonas yindakuii genome encodes:
- a CDS encoding YkgJ family cysteine cluster protein; translated protein: MTHPCLSCGACCATFRVAFHWSEADPALGGPVPVALTEPLDPHRLVMRGTRSLPSRCNALDAEIGVRAGCTIYPSRPSVCREVEASWEHGRPSPQCDRARSAHGLAPLQPGDWAWREAANEGWPDDGDHDRDPPTPAPPLAA
- the oleC gene encoding olefin beta-lactone synthetase — its product is MTVQPDSMHAAGDTACNIAAVLPELAARAGERVAMHCPGRSGAYEVQLTYRELDARSDAIAAGLATHGIVRGTRTVVMVRPTPEFFLLMFALFKAGAVPVLVDPGIDKRALRQCLDEAQPEAFVGIPLAHVARVVLGWARAARVRITTGSRRLFADATLAGVERTGAGAGPQLADTAPDDIAAILFTSGSTGVPKGVVYRHRHFVAQARMLRDAFGIEPGGVDLPTFPPFALFDPALGLTSIIPDMDPTRPASADPLKLHRAIERFGVDQLFGSPALMRVLAEHGRPLPTLRRVTSAGAPVPGDVVARMRELLPDDANFWTPYGATECLPVAVIEGRELIALRTRTEAGAGTCVGRAVAPNEVRIIRTRDDAIADWAQAEVLTSGEVGEITVAGPTVTDTYWNRDAQTRLAKIAETLADGTARIVHRMGDLGWVDEDGRLWFCGRKSHRVETADGPLYTEQVEPVFNIHPQVARTALVGVGEPGAQLPVVCVELRGSADAAARNRIAAELRAIGQRQPHTAGIGLFLFHPGFPVDIRHNAKIGREKLAAWATQRLQRRAGLGVPR